In one Fibrobacter sp. UWR3 genomic region, the following are encoded:
- the rfbA gene encoding glucose-1-phosphate thymidylyltransferase RfbA encodes MKGIVLAGGSGTRLYPLTMVTSKQLLPVYDKPMIYYPLSTLMLAGIREILIISTPTDLPNFERLLGDGSAMGLKLSYKVQPSPDGLAQAFILGEEFIGNDCCAMVLGDNIFYGNGFSPLLKAAVKNAEENGRASVFGYYVEDPERFGVVEFDDNGKVISVEEKPKEPKSNYAITGLYFYDNRVSGFAKAQKPSARGELEITDLNKTYLDRGELDVKLLGRGFAWLDTGTMDSLIEAGEFVKMIENRQGIQISAVEEIAYVNGWISKEKLLESAAKYGKSPYGQHLRKVAEGKIRY; translated from the coding sequence ATGAAAGGAATCGTTCTCGCCGGGGGCTCCGGCACAAGGCTCTACCCGCTGACCATGGTCACCAGCAAGCAGCTCTTGCCGGTCTACGACAAGCCCATGATCTACTACCCCCTTTCGACCTTGATGCTCGCGGGCATCCGCGAAATCCTCATCATCTCGACGCCGACGGACTTGCCGAACTTTGAACGCCTTCTGGGCGACGGTTCCGCGATGGGCCTCAAGCTCAGTTACAAGGTGCAGCCGAGCCCTGATGGCCTGGCACAGGCGTTTATCCTGGGCGAGGAATTTATCGGTAACGACTGCTGCGCGATGGTGCTGGGCGACAACATCTTCTACGGCAACGGCTTCAGCCCGCTTTTGAAGGCCGCGGTGAAGAACGCCGAGGAGAACGGCCGCGCGAGCGTGTTCGGTTATTACGTGGAAGACCCGGAACGTTTTGGCGTGGTGGAATTCGACGACAACGGCAAGGTGATTTCTGTGGAAGAGAAGCCGAAGGAACCCAAGAGCAACTACGCGATTACGGGTCTCTACTTCTACGACAACCGCGTGAGCGGATTTGCGAAGGCCCAGAAGCCGAGCGCCCGCGGGGAACTCGAGATTACCGACTTGAACAAGACGTACCTCGACAGGGGAGAACTTGACGTGAAACTCCTGGGCCGTGGCTTTGCCTGGCTCGATACCGGCACGATGGACAGCCTGATTGAAGCGGGCGAGTTCGTGAAGATGATCGAGAACCGCCAGGGCATCCAGATTTCCGCAGTGGAAGAGATTGCCTACGTGAACGGCTGGATCAGCAAAGAAAAACTGCTCGAGTCTGCCGCCAAGTACGGGAAATCCCCCTACGGTCAGCACCTGCGCAAGGTCGCCGAAGGGAAAATTAGGTATTAG
- a CDS encoding flavodoxin: MKKKFGLILVAVAMCAFTACSQESAQSKTGEKGAQPEAAAPQASSKSLVVYYSQTGATKKLAEIFQKAKNADVFEIATVTPYPSTYDSTIAAVGAQRESKQWPALVNAKADLAKYDTVYLGYPIMFGSFAPPVYTFLDSNDLSGKVVVPFCTYGSGGRKASAAELKTLEPNANVTLAYGISNKRITAENGAEVAAKEVEGFFADLATGKTDEMLMGGFTDQRALTAEDSAVFAVATKDYAYLKLAPLSVATQVVAGTNYLFVCTTSGFNRPPTETMVKIFKPLPGRGEPELIVMEK, from the coding sequence ATGAAAAAGAAATTTGGCTTGATTCTTGTTGCGGTTGCGATGTGCGCGTTTACCGCCTGCAGCCAGGAAAGCGCTCAGTCCAAGACGGGCGAGAAGGGCGCGCAGCCCGAGGCGGCGGCCCCGCAGGCATCTTCGAAATCGCTTGTCGTTTATTACTCGCAGACGGGTGCCACCAAGAAACTCGCGGAAATTTTCCAGAAGGCAAAGAACGCGGACGTGTTCGAGATTGCGACGGTGACGCCGTACCCCTCGACATACGACAGCACGATAGCCGCAGTGGGCGCCCAGCGTGAAAGCAAACAGTGGCCCGCACTCGTGAACGCAAAGGCCGACCTTGCGAAATACGATACGGTGTATCTCGGATACCCGATCATGTTCGGGAGTTTCGCCCCGCCGGTCTATACCTTCCTCGACTCGAACGACCTTTCGGGCAAGGTGGTGGTGCCGTTCTGTACCTACGGGAGCGGCGGCCGCAAGGCATCTGCCGCAGAACTCAAGACGCTCGAGCCGAACGCGAACGTGACGCTTGCCTACGGGATTTCGAACAAGCGAATAACCGCGGAAAACGGTGCGGAAGTTGCTGCTAAGGAAGTCGAAGGTTTCTTCGCGGACCTTGCTACCGGCAAGACGGACGAGATGCTCATGGGCGGCTTTACCGACCAGAGGGCGCTTACTGCGGAAGATTCTGCGGTGTTTGCCGTCGCGACGAAGGATTACGCCTACTTGAAACTTGCTCCGTTGAGCGTTGCCACGCAGGTCGTCGCGGGTACGAACTACCTGTTCGTGTGCACGACAAGCGGGTTCAACCGCCCGCCGACCGAGACGATGGTGAAAATATTCAAGCCGCTCCCGGGCCGTGGCGAACCTGAACTCATCGTCATGGAAAAGTAG